In one Chelmon rostratus isolate fCheRos1 chromosome 7, fCheRos1.pri, whole genome shotgun sequence genomic region, the following are encoded:
- the LOC121608819 gene encoding dehydrogenase/reductase SDR family member 13-like: MSALLCVVAAAVGFYVLVYYRVFRGGSCSRSVTLKGKTAVVTGSNTGIGKATALDLARRGARVILACRNKEKAEAAAYDIRRESGSSQVLFMQLDLSSFKSVRNFAENFLKTEPRLDILINNAGVMSPGHTEDGFGLAFGVNHLGHFLLTNLLLERLQQCGPSRVVTVAALLHRFGTIDFPLLASKKDLVSDQSTWHSFQAYCNSKLCNVLFTRELANRLEGTSVTCYSLHPGVIHTELCRSMSLWQQLLMMPFAKLFFLDPEGGSQTTLYCALQEGIEPLSGRYFSNCELQQVGAKGRDDALAKKLWEVSERLTSLS, translated from the exons ATGTCGGCGCTGCTCTGCGTCGTGGCGGCAGCAGTTGGCTTTTATGTGCTCGTGTATTACCGTGTGTTCAGAGGAGGGAGCTGCTCACGGTCAGTGACGCTGAAGGGGAAGACGGCTGTTGTTACAG GAAGCAACACTGGCATTGGCAAGGCCACGGCTCTGGATCTGGCAAGGAGAGGAGCCAGGGTGATCCTGGCCTGCCGCAACAAGGAGAAAGCTGAGGCCGCTGCTTATGACATCCGCAGA GAGAGTGGGAGCAGTCAGGTGCTGTTCATGCAGCTGGATCTGTCAAGTTTCAAGTCTGTTCGGAACTTTGCTGAGAACTTCCTGAAGACCGAACCCAGACTGGACATTCTCATCAACAATGCAG gcGTGATGAGTCCAGGACACACTGAGGACGGCTTCGGCCTGGCGTTTGGGGTAAACCACCTGGGCCACTTTCTGCTCACCAACCTTCTCCTGGAGCGACTGCAGCAGTGCGGTCCCAGTCGAGTGGTCACCGTGGCTGCGCTTCTGCACCGCTTTGGCACCATTGACTTCCCTCTGCTGGCTTCCAAGAAGGATTTAGTGTCTGATCAGTCTACCTGGCACAGCTTTCAAGCCTACTGCAACAGCAAGCTGTGTAATGTGCTCTTCACTAGGGAGCTGGCCAACAGGCTGGAGGGCACCAGTGTCACCTGCTACAGCCTCCACCCAG gaGTCATCCACACAGAACTGTGTCGCAGCATGAGTCTGTGGCAGCAGCTCCTCATGATGCCCTTTGCCAAGCTCTTCTTCCTGGACCCTGAGGGGGGGTCCCAGACCACCCTGtactgtgctctgcaggagGGCATCGAGCCTCTCAGTGGACGGTACTTCTCTAACTGTGAACTGCAACAAGTGGGAGCCAAAGGACGAGATGATGCCCTGGCAAAGAAGCTGTGGGAAGTGAGTGAGAGGTTAACAAGTTTATCTTAA